The Dysidea avara chromosome 13, odDysAvar1.4, whole genome shotgun sequence genome includes a region encoding these proteins:
- the LOC136242072 gene encoding protein DEK-like gives MASKEEAPLGLLDQPVLLEGKRKRTVSQLYNVAETSKKKKTLEQHVGSGTKLQNIPSVEVMISQRCRIDDLRMLYQICFGVNGKSNAVKKDLKDFQGFGFNKSSDQYSKKRKVLAQYSKSGLVSQFCTPLCLQRTGSKDELIDRILDFLLNPSDAGLVKPAAAKKTPKPRESKKPQKSKRTKSKEESVESKSQEESKSTEPETTSESVEESKNEEKSSPDVSTADDAAAEE, from the exons ATGGCGAGCAAGGAAGAAGCACCACTCG GTCTACTTGACCAGCCAGTATTACTGGAAGGGAAGAGGAAGCGAACAGTTAGTCAACTATATAACGTGGCGGAGACTAGTAAAAAAAAGAAGACATTGGAACAACACGTTGGTAGTGGGACCAAACTGCAGAACATTCCGTCAG TTGAGGTGATGATTAGCCAGAGGTGCAGAATTGATGACCTGAGGATGTTGTATCAGATTTGTTTTGGTGTTAATGGCAAG AGTAATGCTGTCAAGAAAGACCTCAAAGACTTTCAAGGGTTTGGATTCAACAAATCCAGTGACCAGTATAGTAAGAAGAGAAAGGTGTTAGCCCA gtactcaaagagtggtcttgtTAGTCAGTTCTGTACCCCATTGTGTCTCCAACGTACTGGTAGTAAGGATGAACTAATTGATCGTATCCTGGATTTCTTGTTGAACCCATCTGATGCCGGTCTG GTGAAGCCTGCTGCAGCTAAGAAGACTCCAAAGCCTAGAGAATCAAAGAAGCCACAAAAGTCAAAGAGGACAAAATCAAAAGAAGAATCAGTGGAATCAAAGTCACAGGAAGAGTCAAAGTCCACAGAACCAGAGACAACCAGTGAGTCAGTTGAAGAATCAAAGAATGAAGAGAAGTCATCTCCAGATGTTTCTACTGCA GATGATGCTGCTGCTGAAGAATAA
- the LOC136242071 gene encoding mitotic checkpoint protein BUB3-like codes for MAKQTEYKLNDTHTDGITKVTFAPDPNTRMLMSSSWDKSVRLYDIASSSHLKVSYNHSGAVLDCCFSDPSHSFSGGLDKSLKTFDFNSMMEMPVGKHLDAIKCVEYCPELGVCATGSWDKTVKLWDTRQKHCIGTYDQSGEKVYSMSVCGERLIVATSNRKVLVWNLKNMQFAEQRRQSSLKFQTRCVSSFPTNDGFVLCSIEGRVAVEFLDVDQDVQKKKYAFKCHRLKEDGIEHIYPVTAISFHNIHNTFATGGGDGFVNIWDPFNKKRLCQFHRFPTDISSLAFNNEGNMIAVASSHILPLEGHEKQKDEIYIRSVSDSETQPK; via the coding sequence ATGGCGAAGCAAACGGAGTATAAACTGAACGACACTCATACTGATGGGATTACTAAGGTTACGTTCGCTCCAGACCCCAATACTCGCATGTTGATGTCGTCATCTTGGGATAAGAGTGTACGCCTTTATGACATTGCTTCGAGCTCTCATCTGAAAGTGTCCTACAATCATTCGGGGGCGGTACTTGATTGTTGTTTCTCTGATCCTAGTCATTCGTTCAGTGGAGGACTTGACAAGTCACTAAAAACATTTGATTTCAACTCGATGATGGAGATGCCAGTTGGTAAACACCTAGATGCTATCAAATGTGTTGAGTACTGCCCAGAACTGGGTGTGTGTGCTACAGGTAGCTGGGATAAGACTGTTAAACTATGGGATACTCGTCAGAAGCACTGTATTGGTACCTATGACCAAAGTGGAGAGAAGGTTTACAGTATGTCAGTGTGCGGTGAACGGTTGATAGTGGCAACATCAAATAGGAAGGTATTAGTATGGAATCTGAAGAACATGCAGTTTGCTGAACAGAGACGTCAGTCGAGTCTCAAATTCCAAACAAGATGTGTTAGTAGTTTCCCAACCAATGATGGCTTTGTGTTGTGTTCCATTGAGGGTCGTGTGGCAGTAGAATTCCTTGATGTTGACCAAGATGTGCAGAAGAAAAAATATGCCTTCAAGTGTCATCGCTTAAAGGAAGATGGGATAGAACATATTTACCCAGTCACTGCGATATCTTTCCATAACATCCACAACACGTTTGCTACTGGTGGGGGAGATGGGTTTGTGAACATTTGGGATCCATTTAACAAGAAGCGTCTTTGTCAGTTCCACCGTTTCCCAACTGATATATCATCTCTGGCGTTCAACAACGAAGGAAACATGATCGCTGTAGCATCATCACATATCCTACCCCTTGAAGGCCATGAGAAACAGAAGGATGAAATCTACATTAGAAGTGTTAGTGACTCTGAAACACAGCCCAAATAA